One genomic window of Mus musculus strain C57BL/6J chromosome 4, GRCm38.p6 C57BL/6J includes the following:
- the Zfp691 gene encoding zinc finger protein 691, whose translation MGSEKEQRPEAHLPEEGEGAKPWRVDGSKDSQITPREDHGQESLLAGLHGTHPPKTRQKVTAQAGGPRDPMLFSSPETDEKLFICAQCGKTFNNTSNLRTHQRIHTGEKPYKCSECGKSFSRSSNRIRHERIHLEEKHYQCAKCQESFRRRSDLTTHQQDHLGQRPYRCDICGKSFTQSSTLAVHHRTHLEPAPYICCECGKSFSNSSSFGVHHRTHTGERPYECTECGRTFSDISNFGAHQRTHRGEKPYRCTLCGKHFSRSSNLIRHQKTHLGEQDEKDFS comes from the coding sequence ATGGGCAGCGAGAAGGAGCAGCGTCCCGAAGCTCACCTGCCCGAGGAAGGAGAAGGGGCTAAACCTTGGAGAGTGGATGGCTCAAAGGATTCTCAGATCACACCTCGGGAGGATCATGGGCAGGAGAGCCTGTTGGCAGGGCTCCACGGAACGCATCCACCAAAGACAAGGCAGAAAGTCACTGCCCAAGCCGGAGGCCCCAGGGATCCCATGCTTTTTTCAAGCCCAGAGACAGATGAGAAGCTTTTTATATGTGCGCAGTGTGGCAAAACCTTCAACAATACCTCCAACCTGAGAACGCACCAGCGGATCCACACTGGCGAGAAGCCCTACAAGTGTTCCGAGTGTGGCAAGAGTTTCTCCCGGAGCTCCAACCGCATCCGGCACGAGCGCATCCACCTGGAAGAGAAGCACTACCAATGCGCCAAGTGTCAGGAGAGCTTCCGGCGGCGCTCGGACCTCACCACGCACCAGCAAGATCACCTGGGCCAGCGGCCCTACCGCTGTGACATTTGTGGCAAGAGCTTCACTCAGAGCTCCACGCTGGCTGTACATCACCGGACCCACCTGGAGCCAGCCCCTTACATCTGCTGTGAGTGTGGGAAGAGCTTTAGCAACAGCTCCAGCTTTGGGGTGCACCACCGTACCCACACGGGTGAGAGGCCTTACGAGTGCACTGAATGCGGGCGGACTTTCAGTGATATCTCCAACTTTGGTGCACACCAGAGAACGCACAGAGGGGAGAAGCCGTACAGGTGCACCCTGTGTGGGAAACACTTCTCCCGGAGCTCCAACCTCATCCGACACCAGAAAACACACTTGGGCGAGCAAGATGAGAAGGATTTTAGCTAA